One Oryza sativa Japonica Group chromosome 8, ASM3414082v1 DNA window includes the following coding sequences:
- the LOC4345961 gene encoding uncharacterized protein: MSVEIVDGSTVRSFVDDEAAFNASVDGRFAALDADRDGVLSYADMSGELMALRVLDTHFGVDDGHGGADDGLYRGLFARFDRDGDGKVGLHEFRAEMKEVMLVVANGLGFLPVQMVVEDGSFLKVAVDRELAKAA, encoded by the coding sequence ATGAGCGTGGAGATCGTGGACGGGAGCACGGTGCGGAGCTTCGTGGACGACGAGGCCGCCTTCAACGCGTCGGTGGACGGGCGCTTCGCGGCGCTGGACGCCGACCGCGACGGCGTCCTCTCCTACGCCGACATGTCCGGGGAGCTCATGGCGCTCCGCGTGCTGGACACCCACttcggcgtcgacgacggccacggcggcgccgacgacgggcTCTACCGCGGCCTCTTCGCCCGCTTcgaccgcgacggcgacggcaaggtcGGCCTCCACGAGTTCCGCGCCGAGATGAAGGAGGTCATGCTCGTCGTCGCCAATGGCCTCGGCTTCCTCCCCGTCCAGATGGTCGTCGAGGATGGCAGCTTCCTCAAGGTGGCCGTCGACAGGGAGCTCGCCAAGGCCGCCTAA
- the LOC4345962 gene encoding serine--glyoxylate aminotransferase, giving the protein MADYVYGPGRNHLFVPGPVNIPDQVIRAMSRQNEDYRSPAVPALTKTLLEDVKQIFKTTTGTPFLFPTTGTGAWESALTNTLSPGDKIVSFLIGQFSLLWIDQQQRLNFNVDVVESDWGYGADLAALDYKLRQDPSHSIKAICIVHNETATGVTNDLSAVRKILDKHRHPALLLVDGVSSICALDFRMDEWGVDVALTGSQKALSLPTGLGIVCASPKALEASKTAKSVRVFFDWKDYLKFYKMGTYWPYTPSIQLLYGLRTALDLIFEEGLENVIKRHNRLGTATRLAVEAWGLKNCTQKEEWFSDTVTAVVVPPYIDSAEIVKHAWKRYNLSLGLGLNKVAGKVFRIGHLGHLNELQLMGALSGVEMVLKDIGYPVKLGSGVAAAAAYLSNSTPLIPSRI; this is encoded by the exons ATGGCGGACTACGTGTATGGGCCGGGGCGGAACCACCTGTTCGTGCCTGGGCCGGTGAACATCCCGGACCAGGTGATCCGCGCCATGAGCCGTCAGAACGAGGACTACCGCTCGCCGGCGGTGCCCGCCCTCACCAAGACCCTCCTCGAGGACGTCAAGCAGATCTTCAAGACCACCACCGGCAcccccttcctcttccccacCACCG GGACGGGGGCGTGGGAGAGCGCGCTGACGAACACGCTGTCGCCGGGGGACAAGATCGTGTCGTTCCTGATCGGGCAGTTCAGCCTGCTGTGGATCGACCAGCAGCAACGCCTCAACTTCAACGTGGACGTGGTGGAGAGCGACTGGGGCTAcggcgccgacctcgccgccctcgACTACAAGCTCCGCCAGGACCCCTCCCACTCCATCAAGGCCATCTGCATCGTCCACAACGAGACCGCCACTGGAGTCACCAACGACCTTTCCGCCGTCCGCAAAATCCTCG ACAAGCACAGGCACCCGGCGCTACTACTGGTGGACGGGGTGTCATCGATATGTGCGTTGGACTTCCGCATGGATGAGTGGGGAgtggacgtggcgctgacgggTTCGCAGAAGGCGCTCTCGCTGCCGACGGGTCTGGGCATCGTGTGCGCGAGCCCCAAGGCGCTGGAGGCGAGCAAGACGGCCAAGTCGGTGCGGGTCTTCTTCGACTGGAAGGACTACCTCAAGTTCTACAAGATGGGCACCTACTGGCCCTACACCCCATCCATCCAGCTCCTCTACGGCCTCCGCACCGCCCTCGACCTCATCTTCGAGGAAGGCCTCGAGAACGTCATCAAGAGGCACAACCGCCTCGGCACCGCCACCAG GCTGGCCGTGGAGGCGTGGGGGCTCAAGAACTGCACGCAGAAGGAGGAGTGGTTCAGCGAcaccgtcaccgccgtcgtcgtgccgccgtaCATCGACAGCGCCGAGATCGTGAAGCACGCCTGGAAGCGGTACAACCtcagcctcggcctcggcctcaaCAAGGTCGCCGGCAAGGTGTTCAGGATCGGCCACCTCGGCCACCTCAACGAG CTGCAATTGATGGGTGCCCTGAGTGGAGTGGAGATGGTGCTCAAGGACATCGGCTACCCGGTGAAGCTCGGctccggcgtggcggcggcggcggcgtacctgTCGAATTCGACGCCGCTCATCCCGTCCAGGATCTGA